The Nostoc sp. 'Lobaria pulmonaria (5183) cyanobiont' genome window below encodes:
- a CDS encoding HupE/UreJ family protein, with protein sequence MFKTKLSQSHTWGELNTSKFMDRHVGAIAALILISLLSSLSGTPFDHSISNGWEAFLWGLADPVISLNCLVGIVAIGLLSSVFVHGAAIAGCFVFATVLGIVIHIFQLNLPGTEIAIAESVGAAIAISTIIFGTMLMMPNQLNFLVLALLGISAGLFQGYANAESIVAAGIIPVVTYILGITLTLFAVAMSARKIGVAMGMGEINRILPWISLAGFAFCAIGIVFLSNSLI encoded by the coding sequence ATGTTCAAGACTAAATTATCACAATCCCATACTTGGGGGGAACTTAATACCTCAAAGTTCATGGATCGCCATGTTGGGGCGATCGCAGCTTTAATTTTAATTAGCTTACTGAGTTCATTGAGTGGAACACCATTTGACCATAGCATTTCTAACGGCTGGGAAGCCTTTCTCTGGGGATTGGCAGATCCAGTAATTAGTTTAAATTGTTTAGTTGGTATTGTTGCTATTGGCTTACTCTCATCTGTGTTTGTTCATGGCGCTGCGATCGCTGGATGTTTTGTCTTCGCAACAGTTTTGGGCATTGTAATTCATATATTCCAGCTAAATTTACCAGGCACAGAAATAGCGATCGCTGAAAGCGTTGGCGCAGCCATCGCCATTTCTACCATTATTTTTGGTACTATGCTGATGATGCCAAATCAACTAAACTTTCTGGTGCTTGCTCTGCTGGGCATCAGTGCTGGTTTATTTCAGGGTTACGCTAATGCTGAATCTATTGTTGCGGCAGGAATAATACCAGTAGTTACCTATATACTAGGTATTACCTTAACTCTGTTTGCGGTTGCGATGAGTGCCAGAAAAATTGGTGTTGCGATGGGTATGGGAGAAATAAATCGAATTTTACCTTGGATCAGCCTTGCTGGCTTCGCTTTTTGTGCGATCGGTATTGTGTTTTTAAGCAATTCGCTTATTTAA
- a CDS encoding DUF4886 domain-containing protein, which produces MLGRQIQANSFPVGEQQAIRVLFIGNSYTYFNDLPWLTQQLAASAKEPKTLETEMVVVGGATLKNHWKRGEALKLLKAKRWDYVVLQEQSTLPITNPKEMYKYASLFDAKIKRVNSQTVFYLTWAKQDQPETQQILTDAYMTIAKELNAKVAPVGIAWQKVQEANVKLNLYSSDQSHPSPIGSYVAACVFYTTFYDNSPIGLSRRIYSSDSSTPQENNRIELESLSETDAQIIQNLAEHIVRNHSEVSIQESE; this is translated from the coding sequence ATGTTAGGAAGGCAGATTCAGGCAAATTCCTTCCCAGTAGGCGAACAGCAGGCAATCAGAGTTTTATTTATTGGCAACAGCTATACCTATTTCAACGATCTTCCTTGGTTGACGCAACAGTTGGCGGCTTCAGCGAAAGAACCTAAAACGCTGGAAACTGAAATGGTTGTGGTTGGTGGAGCTACACTCAAAAACCACTGGAAACGTGGTGAAGCACTCAAGCTTTTGAAAGCGAAACGCTGGGATTACGTAGTACTGCAAGAGCAAAGTACTTTACCAATTACCAATCCCAAGGAAATGTACAAGTATGCTAGTCTGTTTGATGCTAAAATTAAACGAGTTAATTCCCAAACAGTGTTTTACTTGACTTGGGCAAAGCAAGATCAACCAGAAACGCAACAGATATTGACTGATGCTTACATGACCATTGCTAAAGAACTGAATGCTAAAGTTGCACCTGTGGGAATTGCTTGGCAAAAAGTTCAAGAAGCGAATGTGAAATTAAACCTTTACAGCTCCGATCAAAGCCACCCTAGTCCGATTGGATCGTATGTTGCAGCGTGTGTATTCTATACAACATTTTATGATAATAGTCCCATAGGCTTGAGTCGTCGTATATATAGTAGCGATTCTAGTACCCCACAAGAAAATAACAGAATTGAGTTGGAAAGTTTAAGTGAAACAGATGCCCAAATTATTCAAAATTTAGCTGAGCATATCGTCAGAAATCATTCAGAAGTAAGTATTCAGGAGTCAGAATAA
- a CDS encoding GAF domain-containing protein encodes MTSNSEQDLPLYRNEESLLRRITNRIRRSLELEEIITVTTAEVRSLLKTDRVMIYKFHPDDSGQVIAESIYENRLPSLLGLNFPADDIPPTARELFIKSRVRSVVNVDTKEIGQIHLHDLDNGETISEEIRYRPVDPCHVEYLMAMGVKSSVVVPILYQDQLWGLLASHNSEARLISEYELEAIQMVVEQLSMAIAQSTLLTQVRKTAEREAIVNRIATLLHSLPTIVLQPALEEAVAAFNGVGGRLCLRNEAFDFHNGNAISLIECLIPGNTCIKLYICGEQPVMPEQTIYPLIEQYSVWQEHYKFSKYDVWAISDIYKISDLRSLQVAFQPTRIRSMLMIPLQYRQQLLGYLSIFRSEIDTETLWAGQYDSDQRQQYPRQSFEVWREFKKAQAQKWTVEDIELARNLSKHFASAIQQYELYQQVQIFNENLEKQVKRRTVELQRTAEQQRAVFKVIAEIRESLDTNTIFQTTTKEVCQLIKADRVSVYRFDSNWGGEFVGDFEAASPYWSNESELGINTIWNDTYLQDTQGGRYRHNETFAVDDIYKMGFAQCHIDNLEQFQIHAFVLAPIFVGQKLWGLLATYQHTGPRQWKTSEVNFLSQIAAQMGVALQQADLLSQTQQQTLDLQQAAEQQRVLFEVVAKVRESLDLDAIFQTTTQEICKSLQADRVAVYRFQADWSGEYIAEFVGDGWIKLVNSNTNTVWQDSYLQETQGGRYRHNETFAVDDIYEVGHSQCHVAVLEQIQAKAYAIAPIFIGQQLWGLLAAYQNSAPRHWEASEIKFITQIANQLGVALQQAQLHNQTKEHTQKLAQALHDLKQTQTQLIQTEKMSSLGQLVAGVAHEINNPVNFIYGNINHVNDYTQDLLSILDLYFQNTPNPSPEISDRAFEIDLEFIIEDLPKTLSSMKIGVDRIRQIVLGLRNFSRLDEAEKKPVDIHEGIDSTLLILQHRLKAKPESPAIKLVKEYTNLPLVDCYAGPLNQVFMNVLSNAIDALEDYTESQSKPHSSQITIRTAFGELEGNIKSVVIRIADNGPGIPEALRARICDPFFTTKPVGKGTGLGLSISYQIVVDKHGGVFRCDSVPELGTEFWIEIPIKQISH; translated from the coding sequence ATGACCTCCAATTCTGAACAAGATTTGCCTTTATATCGTAATGAAGAAAGTTTACTACGCCGCATTACAAACCGTATCCGACGAAGCTTAGAGTTGGAAGAAATTATCACAGTCACAACGGCAGAGGTGCGATCGCTATTAAAAACTGACCGAGTGATGATTTACAAATTTCATCCTGATGATAGTGGTCAAGTGATTGCTGAGTCAATTTACGAAAATCGTTTGCCATCACTACTAGGACTGAATTTCCCTGCTGATGATATTCCACCCACCGCCCGTGAACTATTTATTAAATCACGGGTGCGTTCTGTTGTAAATGTTGATACTAAAGAAATTGGTCAAATTCACCTGCATGACTTGGATAATGGAGAAACTATATCAGAGGAGATCCGTTACCGCCCTGTAGACCCCTGTCATGTTGAATATTTGATGGCAATGGGGGTAAAATCCTCTGTGGTAGTGCCTATTCTCTATCAAGATCAACTTTGGGGGCTGCTGGCGTCTCATAATTCTGAAGCGCGTTTGATTTCAGAATATGAACTAGAAGCAATACAAATGGTAGTCGAGCAGCTATCAATGGCGATCGCTCAAAGTACCCTTCTGACTCAAGTCCGCAAAACAGCCGAACGAGAAGCGATCGTTAATCGCATTGCGACTCTGCTACATTCACTGCCAACAATTGTATTACAGCCAGCCCTAGAAGAGGCTGTTGCTGCCTTTAATGGTGTTGGTGGCAGGCTTTGCCTTAGAAATGAAGCTTTTGATTTCCACAATGGCAACGCGATCAGCTTAATAGAATGCTTAATACCAGGAAATACTTGTATCAAGCTTTATATCTGTGGAGAGCAACCTGTGATGCCAGAACAAACTATATATCCACTCATAGAACAGTATAGCGTCTGGCAAGAACACTACAAGTTTAGTAAATACGATGTTTGGGCAATTTCAGATATATATAAAATTTCTGACTTGCGAAGTTTGCAAGTTGCTTTTCAACCAACTAGAATTCGCAGTATGTTGATGATCCCGCTCCAATATCGTCAGCAATTACTGGGCTACTTAAGTATTTTCCGCAGCGAAATAGATACAGAAACTCTCTGGGCGGGGCAATATGATAGCGATCAAAGGCAACAGTATCCCCGACAATCCTTTGAAGTTTGGCGCGAATTTAAAAAAGCACAAGCTCAAAAATGGACGGTTGAAGATATTGAACTGGCTAGAAACCTCAGTAAACACTTTGCTTCCGCAATTCAGCAGTATGAATTATATCAACAAGTACAAATCTTCAATGAAAACTTAGAAAAACAAGTTAAAAGACGCACCGTAGAGTTACAACGGACAGCTGAACAACAACGGGCTGTGTTTAAAGTTATTGCCGAAATTCGGGAATCTCTGGACACAAATACGATTTTTCAAACCACAACTAAAGAAGTTTGTCAATTAATCAAAGCCGATCGCGTTTCTGTTTATCGTTTTGATTCTAATTGGGGTGGTGAATTTGTCGGAGATTTCGAGGCTGCTAGTCCATATTGGTCGAATGAGTCAGAACTAGGTATTAATACAATTTGGAATGATACCTACTTACAAGATACACAGGGAGGACGTTACCGCCACAATGAAACATTTGCAGTCGATGACATCTACAAGATGGGGTTTGCTCAATGTCATATCGACAATCTAGAGCAGTTTCAAATTCATGCTTTTGTGCTTGCTCCGATTTTTGTTGGGCAAAAACTTTGGGGTTTACTAGCAACTTATCAACACACTGGCCCCCGGCAATGGAAAACTTCTGAAGTTAACTTTCTCAGTCAGATTGCCGCCCAAATGGGCGTAGCACTCCAGCAAGCTGATTTACTCTCTCAAACACAACAACAGACATTAGATTTGCAACAAGCAGCAGAACAACAACGGGTATTGTTTGAAGTTGTGGCGAAAGTTAGAGAATCTCTCGATCTAGATGCGATTTTTCAGACAACCACCCAAGAAATTTGTAAATCATTACAAGCAGATCGAGTTGCAGTCTACCGCTTCCAGGCTGATTGGAGTGGTGAATATATCGCCGAGTTTGTGGGCGATGGTTGGATAAAGTTAGTAAATTCTAATACTAATACAGTTTGGCAAGATAGCTATTTGCAGGAAACCCAAGGTGGGCGATATCGTCACAATGAAACTTTTGCAGTTGATGATATCTATGAAGTTGGGCACTCTCAATGCCACGTTGCAGTTCTAGAGCAAATTCAAGCAAAGGCTTATGCGATCGCACCTATATTTATCGGGCAACAGCTATGGGGCTTGCTAGCAGCTTACCAGAATTCTGCACCCCGCCATTGGGAAGCCTCAGAAATTAAATTTATTACTCAAATTGCCAATCAACTTGGGGTTGCACTCCAACAAGCTCAATTACATAATCAAACCAAAGAGCACACCCAAAAGCTGGCTCAAGCTTTGCATGATTTAAAGCAAACTCAAACCCAACTGATCCAAACTGAGAAAATGTCCTCACTAGGTCAACTGGTAGCTGGTGTGGCTCACGAAATTAATAACCCCGTGAACTTCATTTATGGCAACATCAATCATGTCAATGATTACACCCAAGATTTACTCAGTATCCTAGACCTCTATTTCCAAAATACTCCCAACCCTAGTCCTGAGATTAGCGATCGCGCCTTCGAGATCGACTTAGAATTTATCATAGAAGATTTGCCCAAAACTCTATCTTCCATGAAAATTGGGGTCGATCGCATCCGTCAGATTGTCTTGGGTTTACGGAACTTCTCTCGCCTTGACGAAGCAGAAAAAAAACCAGTTGATATTCATGAGGGCATTGATAGCACCTTGCTAATTTTGCAGCATCGCTTGAAAGCAAAACCAGAAAGTCCGGCGATAAAATTAGTCAAAGAATATACTAACCTTCCTTTAGTAGATTGCTATGCCGGGCCACTAAATCAGGTATTTATGAATGTTTTAAGCAATGCGATCGATGCTTTAGAAGATTACACGGAATCTCAATCAAAACCTCATAGCAGTCAAATTACTATCCGTACTGCTTTTGGAGAACTTGAAGGCAATATCAAGAGTGTAGTCATTCGCATTGCAGACAATGGGCCAGGAATACCCGAAGCTCTCAGAGCAAGAATCTGCGATCCCTTTTTCACAACTAAGCCAGTGGGAAAAGGCACTGGCTTGGGGTTGTCAATTAGTTACCAGATTGTCGTAGATAAACATGGTGGTGTGTTTAGATGTGATTCTGTGCCAGAGTTAGGTACAGAATTTTGGATTGAAATTCCGATTAAACAAATTAGTCATTAG
- a CDS encoding PAS domain S-box protein, giving the protein MFINSLISDNLQQTIIRHPLIVSSKIMLPDVIALLNEASGNHDSLPIKDNNSLTNSSKDIASNTSQATSCVLVIENSRLVGIITQRDLIKLTAQGKNLEGISVAQVMTRELITLKLRDFKDVFTALHLLRQNRICHLPIIGDRGELIGLVTPTSLLAVSILQAELYNHTRVKLVERQKIEAELRLERNFVATVLNLADALVIVLDFQGKIVRFNHTCEQATGYTFDEVKGRFVWDVLLLPEITQCIKDIFKNLADKEFPQRYETSLVTKDSDRRLISWSNKVLPNRDNQVDYIVCTGIDITESRKAQEELQQTRNFLQSMINNLPVAVFVKDAKPESFGTVKLWNHTCENIFGITAEQAIGKTDYEFFPKEQADLFCQKDLESFASGLPQDISEEPIDSPSFGRRILHTTKIPLYDKNQQPEYLLCISEDITEYKRAEKNLQQAKEQLQTVLDAVPGFVSWVNDDGYYLGVNRHLAESFNLTPDAFVGQELGFMENSPQFTEFMQEFLNRQDVADSKVIDVKINSKTCNYLLVAQKYQQNTAAVAIGIDITKRKQAEIALQSLIESTASTTGRDFFPALVEHISSTLDVRNTLVSELVDGQAHTLGFWSDGQLQLNICYDPKSTLCEILLKQGFYHCSSGIQQFFPNAKRLAAMEAESSMGVILSDDFGQPIGSLCIVDDKPIPDQHKFEGILKVFAARASAELQRQRAQEALQKLNQDLEVRVKQRTLDLQQSEAELRAIFNQAAVGIKLETLDGHFLKANQKLCEILGYSQEEILKKNFRDITHPEDIEIHLNHLQKLIVGEVETFSIEKRYLHKNADVIWINLTVSLIRDPIGKPIYVIGVVKDIRERKQAEENICKALVKEKELSELKSRFISMTSHEFRTPLAVIASSAGILKSFSHKLDEQQKHKHLQCIQTYVQHTTQLLDDILLINKAEAGKLAFEPTYINLINFCCSLVEEIQLSSPKHTLAFSPQYLGNSSTHDRFMACIDKKLLRQILSNLLSNAVKYSPDGSNVQIDLLVQDKSAVFLIQDEGIGILPEDQQKLFEPFYRASNVGNMPGTGLGLAIVNNCIDLHRGRITFASQVRVGTTFRVELPLIISDFLNEKSLMCY; this is encoded by the coding sequence ATGTTCATTAACTCTCTCATCTCTGATAATTTACAACAGACTATCATTCGTCATCCACTCATTGTTAGCTCTAAGATTATGCTTCCAGATGTGATTGCACTACTCAATGAGGCATCAGGTAATCATGATAGCTTGCCAATCAAAGATAACAATTCTTTGACCAACTCAAGTAAAGATATAGCTAGCAACACATCTCAAGCCACCAGTTGTGTTTTAGTTATAGAAAACTCGCGGTTGGTAGGGATAATTACGCAACGAGATTTAATTAAGCTGACAGCACAAGGTAAAAATCTAGAGGGTATCAGTGTTGCCCAAGTGATGACCAGAGAGTTAATAACATTGAAGTTAAGAGATTTTAAAGACGTTTTTACTGCGTTACATTTGCTGAGACAAAATCGGATTTGCCATCTGCCTATTATTGGGGATCGAGGAGAATTAATTGGATTAGTGACTCCTACCAGTCTGCTGGCAGTTTCTATTCTACAAGCCGAACTTTACAATCATACACGAGTCAAACTTGTAGAACGCCAAAAAATCGAGGCAGAATTGCGATTGGAGCGTAATTTTGTTGCTACCGTTTTGAATCTAGCAGACGCTCTAGTTATAGTACTAGATTTTCAAGGGAAAATTGTTCGCTTTAATCATACTTGCGAGCAAGCTACGGGTTACACATTTGATGAAGTTAAAGGAAGATTTGTTTGGGATGTGCTGCTGTTACCTGAAATCACACAATGTATCAAAGATATTTTTAAAAATTTAGCTGATAAAGAATTTCCTCAACGTTACGAAACTTCTTTAGTTACTAAAGATAGCGATCGCCGCTTAATTTCTTGGTCAAATAAAGTCTTACCTAATCGTGATAATCAAGTTGATTATATCGTCTGTACAGGCATTGACATTACTGAAAGCCGAAAAGCACAAGAGGAACTCCAACAGACTCGCAACTTTTTACAGTCGATGATTAATAATCTGCCTGTAGCCGTCTTTGTTAAAGATGCGAAACCAGAAAGTTTTGGGACAGTCAAGCTCTGGAATCATACCTGCGAAAATATTTTTGGTATTACAGCAGAGCAGGCTATTGGCAAAACAGATTATGAATTCTTCCCGAAAGAACAAGCAGACTTATTCTGCCAAAAAGACCTAGAAAGTTTTGCTAGCGGTTTACCTCAAGATATTTCTGAAGAACCTATTGACAGCCCTAGTTTTGGTAGAAGAATTTTACACACGACTAAAATTCCCTTGTATGATAAAAACCAACAACCCGAATACCTGTTGTGTATTTCTGAGGATATTACAGAATATAAACGAGCAGAAAAAAATCTGCAACAAGCAAAAGAGCAATTACAAACGGTTTTAGATGCAGTACCTGGGTTTGTTTCTTGGGTAAATGATGATGGATATTATTTAGGGGTTAATCGCCATTTAGCTGAAAGTTTTAACTTGACTCCCGATGCTTTTGTTGGTCAAGAATTGGGCTTTATGGAAAACAGCCCGCAATTTACAGAATTTATGCAAGAATTTTTAAATAGACAAGATGTAGCAGATTCTAAGGTTATTGATGTTAAAATTAATAGTAAAACATGTAATTATTTGCTTGTAGCTCAAAAATATCAACAAAACACAGCTGCCGTTGCAATTGGAATCGATATTACAAAACGCAAACAAGCTGAAATAGCCTTACAAAGTTTGATAGAAAGTACAGCCTCTACGACTGGACGTGACTTTTTCCCAGCATTAGTTGAGCATATTTCTTCTACTTTAGATGTCCGTAACACCTTAGTAAGTGAGTTAGTTGATGGGCAAGCTCACACTTTAGGATTTTGGTCTGATGGGCAGTTACAACTGAATATTTGCTATGACCCAAAATCAACTCTATGTGAAATTTTGCTTAAGCAAGGATTTTACCATTGTAGTTCGGGAATTCAGCAGTTCTTTCCTAATGCTAAAAGATTAGCTGCTATGGAAGCTGAAAGTTCGATGGGAGTTATTTTAAGTGACGATTTTGGTCAACCAATTGGCTCACTATGCATAGTAGATGACAAACCCATACCTGACCAACATAAATTTGAAGGAATTCTCAAAGTATTTGCAGCTAGAGCATCTGCTGAACTGCAAAGGCAACGAGCACAAGAAGCTCTACAAAAACTCAATCAAGATTTAGAAGTCAGGGTTAAGCAACGCACTTTAGACTTACAACAAAGTGAGGCAGAACTTAGAGCTATTTTTAATCAAGCAGCTGTGGGAATTAAACTAGAAACTTTAGATGGTCATTTTCTTAAAGCTAATCAAAAGTTGTGTGAAATTTTAGGCTATAGCCAAGAAGAAATATTAAAGAAAAACTTTAGAGATATCACACATCCAGAGGATATAGAAATCCATCTAAATCATCTGCAAAAACTAATAGTAGGAGAGGTAGAAACATTCTCTATTGAGAAGCGCTATTTACATAAAAATGCTGATGTAATTTGGATAAATCTAACGGTTTCGCTAATTCGAGATCCGATTGGTAAACCCATTTATGTGATCGGTGTAGTTAAAGATATACGTGAGCGCAAACAAGCTGAAGAAAATATTTGTAAAGCTTTAGTAAAAGAAAAAGAACTCAGTGAGTTGAAATCTCGTTTTATTTCTATGACCTCCCACGAGTTCCGAACTCCTTTAGCTGTGATTGCTTCCTCTGCTGGAATCTTAAAAAGTTTTAGCCATAAACTAGATGAACAACAAAAACATAAACATCTCCAGTGCATTCAGACTTATGTTCAACACACTACTCAACTATTAGATGATATTTTGCTAATTAATAAGGCTGAAGCTGGAAAATTGGCATTTGAACCAACTTATATTAATTTAATTAATTTCTGTTGTTCTTTGGTAGAGGAAATTCAACTCAGTTCTCCCAAACATACCCTAGCTTTTTCTCCCCAGTACTTGGGTAATTCATCAACACACGATCGCTTTATGGCTTGTATAGACAAGAAGCTTTTGCGACAAATACTGAGCAATTTGCTTTCAAACGCTGTTAAATACTCACCAGATGGTAGCAATGTTCAAATTGATTTATTAGTTCAAGATAAAAGTGCAGTTTTTCTAATTCAAGATGAGGGTATTGGTATTTTACCAGAGGATCAACAGAAATTATTTGAACCATTCTACCGAGCTAGTAATGTTGGTAATATGCCAGGAACTGGATTAGGTTTGGCAATAGTCAATAATTGTATAGACCTTCATAGAGGAAGAATTACCTTTGCTAGCCAGGTCAGAGTCGGTACGACATTTAGGGTAGAACTACCACTAATTATAAGTGATTTCCTCAATGAAAAATCTCTAATGTGTTATTAG
- a CDS encoding TRC40/GET3/ArsA family transport-energizing ATPase, which produces MRVILMTGKGGVGKTSVAAATGLRCAELGYQTLVLSTDPAHSLADSFDMELGHTPRKIRPNLWAAELDALQELEGNWGAVKRYITQVLQARGLDGVQAEELAILPGMDEIFGLVRMKRHYDEGEFDVLIIDSAPTGTALRLLSLPEVGGWYMRRFYKPFQNISVALRPLVEPFFRPIAGFSLPDKEVMDAPYEFYEQIEALEKVLTDNTQTSVRLVTNPEKMVIKESLRAHAYLSLYNVATDLVVANRIIPNEVQDPFFQRWKESQEQYRQEIHNDFHPLPVKEVPLFSEEMCGLASLERLKETLYKDEDPTQVYYKETTLRVVQEENQYSLEIYLPGIPKDQVQLSKTGDELNITIGNHRRNLVLPQALAALQPGGAKMENDYLKIRFADNTRV; this is translated from the coding sequence ATGCGTGTAATTTTGATGACTGGTAAAGGCGGTGTGGGCAAAACTTCCGTCGCTGCTGCAACTGGACTCCGTTGTGCAGAACTCGGCTATCAGACATTGGTTTTAAGTACAGATCCCGCCCACTCCCTAGCAGACAGTTTTGACATGGAACTGGGACATACACCCCGAAAAATTCGCCCAAATCTGTGGGCTGCTGAACTGGATGCGCTGCAAGAACTGGAGGGAAACTGGGGTGCTGTGAAACGTTATATTACCCAAGTTTTACAGGCAAGGGGTTTAGATGGCGTACAAGCGGAAGAATTGGCAATTTTACCAGGCATGGATGAGATTTTTGGCTTGGTAAGGATGAAACGCCATTACGATGAAGGTGAGTTTGATGTTTTAATTATCGACTCAGCCCCCACTGGCACAGCACTGCGCTTGCTGAGTTTACCTGAAGTCGGTGGCTGGTATATGCGCCGTTTTTACAAACCATTTCAAAACATCTCGGTGGCACTTCGACCTCTGGTTGAACCTTTTTTTAGACCAATTGCTGGTTTTTCGCTACCAGATAAAGAAGTAATGGATGCACCTTATGAGTTTTATGAACAAATTGAAGCTCTAGAAAAAGTATTAACAGATAATACTCAAACCTCAGTGCGTCTGGTAACTAATCCCGAAAAAATGGTGATTAAAGAGTCACTCCGCGCCCATGCTTATCTGAGTTTGTATAATGTTGCAACAGATTTAGTCGTGGCTAATCGGATTATTCCCAATGAAGTCCAAGATCCATTTTTCCAACGTTGGAAGGAAAGTCAGGAGCAATATCGTCAGGAAATTCATAATGATTTTCACCCTCTGCCTGTGAAAGAAGTTCCCCTATTTTCTGAGGAAATGTGTGGATTAGCTTCATTAGAACGCCTGAAAGAAACTCTTTATAAAGATGAAGATCCGACTCAGGTTTATTACAAAGAAACAACTCTTAGAGTAGTACAAGAGGAAAACCAATACAGCTTAGAAATTTACTTACCTGGTATCCCTAAAGACCAAGTTCAACTCAGTAAAACTGGAGACGAATTAAACATTACTATTGGCAACCATCGTCGTAACTTAGTTTTGCCACAAGCCTTAGCAGCACTACAACCAGGCGGAGCAAAGATGGAAAATGACTATCTAAAAATCCGCTTTGCTGACAACACAAGAGTTTAA
- a CDS encoding endonuclease, with amino-acid sequence MCKWNQQDLPDPTEIERNRAIAIFQGNDNPF; translated from the coding sequence TTGTGTAAATGGAATCAGCAAGACCTACCCGATCCTACTGAAATAGAACGGAATCGTGCGATCGCTATATTTCAAGGTAATGACAATCCGTTCTAA
- a CDS encoding DUF2358 domain-containing protein, with amino-acid sequence MDIIEILKEDYQRFPVNQTYSIYTPNVYFQDPLNKFRGVKRYKVMINFIQTWFLDPKMDLHNIQRLGDTIKTEWTLSWNTPLPWKPRISIPGWSELGLNSDGLIVSHIDYWNCSRLDVVKQHFFS; translated from the coding sequence ATGGATATCATTGAAATCCTCAAAGAAGACTATCAAAGATTCCCAGTCAATCAAACTTACAGTATTTACACTCCAAACGTTTATTTTCAAGACCCACTGAATAAATTCCGTGGTGTTAAACGTTACAAAGTAATGATTAATTTTATCCAAACTTGGTTTTTAGATCCCAAGATGGACTTACATAATATTCAACGTTTAGGAGACACAATAAAAACTGAGTGGACACTCAGTTGGAATACCCCTCTCCCCTGGAAGCCACGGATCTCTATTCCTGGTTGGAGTGAATTAGGTCTTAACTCTGATGGTTTGATTGTCTCTCATATCGATTATTGGAATTGTTCACGCCTAGATGTGGTGAAGCAGCATTTTTTCTCTTGA